DNA from Thioclava sp. GXIMD2076:
CTCGCGCTGCGCCCGCTGGCGGCTTGTCAGCCCCGCCTCGATCTCGCGGATCTTCGCGGGGATCTCGCGGGTCGGGTCGATCACCGGACGGCGTGGGGCGGTCCAGCCCAGCGTAAAGCCCGGCGCGCGCAGGAAGGCCATCTGCCAGGCCTCGAGCGTCCAGCGCCCGAGCCCCTCGCAGAGCTGGCCGATCATCACCTGCTGCTGCCAGGTCTCTACATTGCGGTCCATCTCCATCCGCCCCATCCGGCCCGAGGAGAGTTTACATGGCTCAGATCCCCGGCCAGCGCCTCATAGGTGATCCCGAGCCCCATCGCGACCGCCGCCAGCGTCTGGCGCATGAACGGGTCATAGCCATCCACCTTCGGCGGTGTGCTCCACGAGATCTTGGTCCCGGGCGGCAACTCGGTCAGCGTGCCGGGTGCCACATTGCTGAGCCCCATCGCCTCGGCCTCCTCCTCGGCATCCGACGAAGACGCAGGCCCGTCATTATCCTCGCGCTCGACAAAGCCCGCCATGAGGGCGGCCATCTTCTGCTTGAGAATCTCGCCCTCCTGATAATCCGACAGATCGCCGAGCGTCAGGAGCACGGGGGCAAACCAGCTGATCCCGCGCAGCTGGCCCGGACGGTCGATCCGGCGGATATGCAGGATATCCTCGGCCGGCACGCGGATCACCGACAGATCGGTGCGGCTGGAGGCGGTGCCCGGATGCTGGCGGAAAAGGTGATAGGCCACCACCCTGCCCTCGGGCCCGATCTCCAGCCCGTCGATCACCTCGTTCCCGCCGTGGGAGGTCACCCAGGGGCAGAGATAATCGGCCTCGAGGAGCTCGATCTGGAAGGGCAGCTTCAGCCGGCGCGCCTGCGCCCCCCGCCGCCAGCGCCTGCGCACCAGCACCTCGCCATCCTCGACCACCGCATTCATCGCAGCCCGCTGGAGCCCCGCCAGATGCAGCACCCCCATCGCATCGAGATCGGTGCTGCCCAGATGGCCGAGCACAATCGCCTCGGCCTTCTGGCGGGTGCGGTCGGCGCTGGCCTTGACCGAAGGGATGATCCCCGTGCCCACCACATTGCCGGTGATCACCGAGATCCCGCGCGCCGCATAGGGGCGGTTGCGCACAAAATCGCGGCTCACCCCGCGCAGACGCATCCGCGCGCCCTGCGCCATCCCCGCCCGATCGGCGGAACTGCCCGTGCCATGCCAGCTGCTGGTGCGCGACGAGCGCGAGGCGGCATCGTAATGCATAAGCATGCCGAGCCGCTTGCGTGCGAGCATCCGCGAGAGCCCCGCCTCAGGGGCGAGATAGCCGATCATCCGGTCGAGAAGACGCGGACCGGCCTGCACTGGTCCCTTGCTGCGGCCGGCCATCACAGCCCCCGGCTCAGGCGCGGGCGCAGCTGGCGCAGGGTGGAGACCCGCCCCGCCCCCGTCACCTCGGCCTGCATCCGGCCCAACTGGCGCTGCATCTCGTCGAGGCTGCGGAACTGCACCCGCTCGCCATTGACCTCGACGCTGGTCACGCCTTTGGCCATCGCCGCCTTCAGTTTGT
Protein-coding regions in this window:
- a CDS encoding phage portal protein → MAGRSKGPVQAGPRLLDRMIGYLAPEAGLSRMLARKRLGMLMHYDAASRSSRTSSWHGTGSSADRAGMAQGARMRLRGVSRDFVRNRPYAARGISVITGNVVGTGIIPSVKASADRTRQKAEAIVLGHLGSTDLDAMGVLHLAGLQRAAMNAVVEDGEVLVRRRWRRGAQARRLKLPFQIELLEADYLCPWVTSHGGNEVIDGLEIGPEGRVVAYHLFRQHPGTASSRTDLSVIRVPAEDILHIRRIDRPGQLRGISWFAPVLLTLGDLSDYQEGEILKQKMAALMAGFVEREDNDGPASSSDAEEEAEAMGLSNVAPGTLTELPPGTKISWSTPPKVDGYDPFMRQTLAAVAMGLGITYEALAGDLSHVNSPRAGWGGWRWTAM